A genomic segment from Lignipirellula cremea encodes:
- a CDS encoding DUF58 domain-containing protein, translating into MPYRLPAAAAARRQFEFEIKRLADSLNFGGDPSRFLGSGLEYAQSRPYEPGDPVKAIDWRVTARTGKPYVKEYEATRQTPIYLLVDTSASMCLGSTERTKYEWAVRLAAGFARAAQERMSPVGLLTAGERNLRVSPTMSASAAMRWAHELRLFDFQEKTRLEERMRTLAAALKARTVIMVLSDLHEPTAFPALELLAASHEVIVFWLEDPAEVQPPARGIFQAREAETGQTFALTRRTRLTTHERIRESLVDGGMEFLHLPIDQPILPRVRHFLQHRKSLGHA; encoded by the coding sequence ATGCCCTATCGCTTGCCAGCCGCCGCCGCGGCCCGACGCCAGTTTGAGTTTGAAATCAAACGCCTGGCCGACAGTTTGAACTTTGGGGGCGACCCTTCCCGCTTCCTCGGTTCCGGCCTGGAGTACGCGCAGTCCCGCCCTTATGAGCCCGGCGATCCGGTCAAAGCGATTGACTGGCGCGTGACCGCGCGCACTGGCAAGCCGTATGTCAAAGAGTACGAAGCGACCCGGCAGACGCCCATCTATCTGCTGGTCGACACGTCGGCTTCCATGTGCCTGGGCTCCACGGAACGCACCAAGTACGAATGGGCCGTGCGCCTGGCCGCCGGCTTCGCCAGGGCGGCGCAAGAGCGGATGAGCCCGGTCGGCCTGCTGACCGCCGGCGAACGGAACCTGCGTGTTTCTCCCACCATGTCGGCCAGCGCCGCCATGCGCTGGGCCCATGAGTTGCGGCTGTTCGACTTTCAGGAGAAGACCCGGCTGGAGGAACGCATGCGTACGCTGGCGGCCGCCCTGAAGGCCCGTACGGTGATCATGGTATTAAGCGACCTGCACGAACCGACCGCCTTCCCGGCCTTGGAACTGCTGGCCGCTTCGCACGAGGTGATCGTCTTCTGGCTGGAGGATCCGGCCGAGGTCCAGCCGCCGGCCCGGGGGATTTTTCAGGCCCGCGAAGCGGAAACCGGACAGACGTTCGCCCTGACGCGGCGCACCCGGCTGACGACGCACGAGCGCATCCGCGAGTCGCTGGTCGACGGCGGCATGGAGTTCCTGCACTTGCCGATCGACCAGCCCATCCTGCCGCGAGTGCGTCACTTCCTGCAGCATCGTAAATCCCTGGGGCATGCCTGA
- a CDS encoding DUF1501 domain-containing protein, with protein sequence MLRIEGNAGRFCDGVSRRSFLQIGGLALGGAALPQILQAQQQSGKGSQHKAVIMIFLAGGPPHQDMLDLKPDAPVEVRGEFDPIATSVPGIQISELMPRIAGMMDKFAIIRSLVGAQGGHNSIQCTTGHPAGGNAPQGGWPAIGSSLSKLAGPVDPSVPPYLDLSHQMAHDPWNQKGPGFLGTAHAPVRADGESIQNMRLSEADSDRLHSRANLLGRLDRFRRAADAQLDAGQLDTFTAQALGVLSSSRLVDALDLEREDPAVRARYGQDDPDVLGYSHDKGYQAMPSRFLQARRLVEAGVRCVTLSFAHFDWHGNNFGSARKVVPLLDQGVAALVEDLHERGLDRDVTVLVWGEFGRTPKINERAGRDHWPSVHAALMAGGGMQTGQVIGSTNRLAEVAEDRPVHMQEVFATLYHNLGIDVATTTIPDHNGRPQYLVDHREPIRELV encoded by the coding sequence ATGCTGAGAATCGAAGGCAATGCGGGCCGATTTTGCGACGGTGTTTCACGCCGTTCGTTTCTGCAGATTGGCGGGCTGGCGCTGGGCGGCGCCGCTTTACCGCAGATCCTTCAGGCGCAGCAACAAAGCGGCAAGGGGTCGCAGCATAAAGCGGTGATCATGATCTTCCTGGCCGGCGGGCCGCCCCATCAGGACATGCTGGATCTCAAGCCGGATGCTCCCGTTGAGGTCCGCGGCGAATTTGATCCGATTGCGACCAGCGTGCCCGGCATTCAAATCAGCGAGCTGATGCCCCGCATCGCCGGGATGATGGACAAGTTCGCCATCATCCGCTCGCTGGTCGGCGCCCAGGGCGGACACAATTCGATCCAGTGCACCACAGGCCATCCCGCGGGCGGCAACGCCCCGCAAGGCGGCTGGCCCGCGATTGGTTCGTCGCTTTCCAAACTGGCCGGACCGGTCGATCCGTCTGTGCCGCCTTACCTGGATCTGTCGCATCAAATGGCGCACGACCCCTGGAACCAAAAAGGCCCCGGTTTCCTGGGGACGGCCCATGCGCCAGTCCGGGCGGACGGGGAGTCGATCCAGAACATGCGCCTGAGCGAGGCCGACTCCGACCGGCTGCACAGCCGGGCCAACCTGCTGGGCCGTTTGGATCGCTTTCGCCGGGCCGCCGACGCCCAGCTGGATGCGGGACAGCTCGATACGTTCACCGCCCAGGCGCTCGGCGTGTTGAGTTCCTCCCGGCTGGTCGACGCGCTGGATCTGGAACGGGAAGATCCGGCCGTGCGGGCCCGTTACGGCCAGGACGATCCCGATGTGCTGGGCTATTCGCACGACAAAGGCTACCAGGCGATGCCGTCGCGGTTCCTGCAGGCTCGTCGGCTGGTCGAGGCGGGCGTCCGCTGCGTGACCCTCAGCTTCGCGCATTTCGACTGGCACGGCAACAACTTCGGCAGCGCCCGGAAGGTCGTGCCGCTATTGGATCAGGGCGTCGCGGCTTTGGTGGAAGATCTGCACGAACGCGGCCTGGATCGGGATGTCACCGTGCTGGTCTGGGGCGAGTTTGGCCGTACGCCAAAGATTAATGAGAGGGCCGGCCGCGACCATTGGCCCAGCGTCCACGCCGCCCTGATGGCGGGCGGCGGCATGCAGACGGGGCAAGTCATCGGCTCAACGAACCGCCTGGCGGAAGTCGCCGAAGATCGGCCGGTGCACATGCAAGAAGTGTTCGCCACGCTCTACCACAACCTGGGCATCGACGTGGCGACCACCACCATCCCCGACCACAACGGCCGCCCCCAGTATCTGGTCGACCACCGTGAGCCGATTCGCGAACTGGTCTAA
- a CDS encoding transposase — MWCNTEDADYCRDQLQFPDCSILLCVERVVVERGTETLRDVRYFVSSLDADTVTPQQLLGWVRGHWSVENNLHFVKDRWWDEDRHYLRRPGLAERMATLTSCALAFVQLVAQTADRGLRRQADLFAWRPQTALHQLGFK; from the coding sequence ATCTGGTGCAATACCGAGGACGCCGACTACTGTCGAGACCAACTGCAGTTCCCCGACTGCAGCATCCTACTCTGCGTGGAGCGTGTGGTCGTTGAGCGGGGGACGGAAACTCTTCGTGATGTAAGATACTTCGTCAGTAGCCTTGATGCGGACACCGTCACGCCTCAGCAACTGCTGGGCTGGGTGCGTGGTCACTGGTCGGTGGAGAACAATCTTCACTTTGTGAAAGACCGCTGGTGGGATGAAGACCGGCACTATCTCCGCCGCCCCGGCTTGGCCGAGCGGATGGCGACTCTGACCTCTTGCGCGCTGGCATTTGTGCAGCTCGTGGCCCAAACCGCCGATCGGGGCCTCCGTCGCCAGGCCGACCTCTTCGCCTGGCGCCCCCAAACCGCCCTCCACCAGTTGGGATTCAAGTAA
- a CDS encoding FecR domain-containing protein: protein MSDLDPANNQATDRERFALLWTDYLEGELEEPGFLELRALMAADEGLLKEAVDLYQTHRLLGLIVAEEPAQREQFVRSTIALVPAQTDAFVSQIMSQVAAAAPVASVLPAPAVGTPPALAPRPAGGPRSNRLWQGLVVLTLLLACGWGVWSWSTGNGSAVDPAAGSLAAGTAANGGKSDVRLASMAQAKFFGELAPPVGAELSWNREYVLTQGMIELAFPAGAAAIVEGPAVFRVVSADVLALDVGSCSVHAPEGAEGFRVDTPLTRVVDRGTRFAVRVSETSETEVQVIEGIADVYEHAAALSHDPPSGSEHRLTDGQARKFASRDKPTNDRLPFNAGAYRRQLPDRIVAYEATSDASGGADELLSVSVQRGGRLATIPAAALIPSHLTWFQGEPEYAYLASNGELPAQRQTTSSDLRLATGVINPGGSEQPLTASPVMRTDDPQATPGMAVQFAQPVVNGPGADVVFFDLQSYINPSDGDAFHVSPLQFRDGLRTHTIRVYDLTMESPGVREAADFDVFLFAGPVQSLAELETHVCTPRAQAIRFRVLAVGIDLSDLGYQEGEQVDGLFFQDAHDDKHIVDPVYIGGLPLPPGEDQ from the coding sequence GTGAGCGATCTTGATCCCGCCAACAATCAGGCAACGGACCGGGAACGGTTCGCGCTGCTCTGGACCGATTACCTGGAAGGGGAACTGGAAGAGCCCGGCTTTCTGGAGCTGAGGGCGTTAATGGCGGCGGACGAAGGGCTGCTGAAAGAGGCCGTCGACTTGTACCAGACGCACCGTCTGCTGGGACTGATCGTCGCCGAAGAGCCGGCCCAACGGGAGCAGTTTGTACGCAGCACGATCGCGCTCGTCCCCGCCCAGACCGACGCTTTCGTCTCGCAAATCATGTCCCAGGTGGCGGCGGCCGCCCCGGTGGCTTCCGTGCTGCCTGCTCCCGCCGTCGGTACGCCGCCTGCACTGGCCCCGCGACCTGCGGGCGGGCCGCGATCGAATCGCTTGTGGCAAGGGCTGGTGGTGCTCACCCTGCTGCTCGCCTGCGGCTGGGGAGTATGGTCCTGGTCGACCGGCAACGGCTCTGCCGTGGATCCAGCGGCGGGATCGCTTGCGGCTGGAACTGCGGCGAACGGCGGCAAGTCCGATGTGCGACTGGCCAGCATGGCGCAGGCGAAGTTCTTTGGCGAACTGGCTCCGCCGGTCGGGGCCGAGTTGTCCTGGAACCGCGAGTATGTGCTCACGCAGGGAATGATCGAGCTGGCCTTTCCGGCCGGCGCCGCGGCGATTGTCGAGGGGCCAGCCGTATTCCGCGTGGTCTCGGCCGATGTGCTGGCTCTGGATGTCGGCAGCTGTTCGGTGCATGCTCCGGAGGGGGCCGAAGGCTTTCGGGTCGACACGCCGCTCACGCGAGTGGTTGATCGCGGCACGCGGTTCGCCGTGCGTGTTTCCGAAACGAGCGAGACCGAAGTGCAGGTGATCGAAGGGATCGCCGACGTATACGAGCATGCGGCCGCCCTGTCGCACGACCCGCCGTCCGGCAGCGAGCATCGCCTGACCGATGGCCAGGCCCGCAAGTTCGCCAGCCGCGACAAGCCGACCAACGATCGGTTGCCGTTTAACGCCGGCGCCTATCGTCGCCAGTTACCGGACCGCATCGTCGCTTACGAGGCGACGTCCGACGCCTCCGGCGGGGCCGACGAGTTGCTCAGCGTGTCCGTCCAGCGCGGCGGCCGGCTGGCCACGATCCCGGCGGCAGCGCTCATCCCGTCGCACCTCACCTGGTTCCAGGGCGAGCCGGAATACGCCTACCTGGCAAGCAACGGGGAACTGCCCGCACAACGCCAGACGACCTCGTCGGACCTGCGTCTGGCGACCGGCGTGATCAACCCGGGCGGCAGTGAGCAGCCGCTGACCGCCAGCCCGGTGATGCGGACCGACGACCCCCAGGCGACGCCCGGCATGGCGGTGCAGTTCGCCCAGCCGGTCGTGAACGGGCCTGGCGCTGATGTCGTCTTTTTTGATCTGCAGTCGTACATCAACCCGTCCGACGGCGACGCTTTTCACGTGAGCCCGCTGCAGTTCCGGGACGGCTTGCGAACGCACACGATTCGCGTTTACGATCTCACCATGGAATCGCCCGGCGTGCGCGAGGCAGCCGACTTCGACGTGTTCCTGTTTGCCGGGCCGGTGCAGTCGCTGGCGGAGCTGGAGACGCACGTCTGTACGCCGCGGGCCCAGGCGATTCGCTTCCGCGTGCTGGCGGTCGGCATTGATCTGTCCGACCTGGGCTACCAGGAAGGCGAGCAGGTCGACGGCCTGTTCTTCCAGGACGCCCACGATGACAAGCATATCGTGGATCCCGTATACATCGGCGGCTTGCCGTTGCCCCCCGGAGAGGACCAATGA
- a CDS encoding DinB family protein, translating to MFTREVAINQFQLGLFTKIAADIPEESLYTPAAGHGHLPVWVLGHLAICAEVGQQMLGGQLTHPEWLTPFAPGSSGAVEKTDALSKQALIDANLEGYAALRQLTLEKASDPLMDRPHGMELLADTPIQTIGDLTAVLLTNHFGFHSAQLSSCRREAGFRHLF from the coding sequence ATGTTTACGCGTGAAGTTGCCATCAACCAGTTCCAGCTGGGTCTGTTCACGAAGATTGCCGCCGACATCCCGGAAGAGAGCCTGTATACGCCAGCGGCCGGGCATGGGCATCTGCCGGTCTGGGTGCTGGGGCATCTGGCCATTTGCGCCGAAGTCGGCCAGCAGATGCTGGGCGGCCAATTGACGCATCCCGAGTGGCTGACGCCGTTCGCTCCCGGTTCTTCCGGCGCGGTGGAGAAGACCGACGCCCTCTCCAAACAGGCGTTGATCGACGCCAATCTTGAAGGTTACGCGGCCCTGCGGCAGTTGACTCTGGAGAAAGCCAGCGATCCGCTGATGGACCGCCCCCACGGCATGGAACTGCTTGCCGACACGCCCATCCAGACGATCGGCGACCTGACTGCCGTCCTGCTGACGAACCACTTTGGTTTTCATTCAGCGCAACTGTCCAGCTGCCGCCGCGAAGCCGGCTTCAGGCACCTTTTTTAA
- a CDS encoding AAA family ATPase yields the protein MTVLKSNLVSEIRNRVAEVVVGQDVVVERILIALLTGGHLLLEGVPGLAKTLLVNTVARTIGMKFGRVQFTIDMLPSDVIGSEILDQSTHEFRIHKGPVFTNLLLADEINRAAPKVQGCLLESMQERKVTLGNKTFPLPAPFLVIATQNPIEQAGTFELPEAQLDRFMLCHRLHYPSADEEKDIYRRQLNMGLSRPKEGGAVPRSAFDMIADGPVCGIDDLVEMMEQVQTVHVSETFTEHVVRMVRRTREHNALEVGCSPRAGLSLVQAARARAFLHDRDFVTPEDLFSLAEDIVLHRIRLTYEAVARGLSLRDVLEEIMREV from the coding sequence ATGACAGTGTTGAAATCGAATCTGGTGAGCGAAATTCGCAACCGCGTCGCCGAGGTTGTCGTCGGTCAGGATGTGGTCGTCGAACGCATTTTGATCGCCCTTCTGACCGGCGGCCATCTGCTGCTGGAAGGGGTGCCGGGCCTGGCGAAAACGCTGCTGGTCAACACGGTCGCCCGCACCATCGGCATGAAGTTCGGCCGCGTGCAGTTCACCATCGACATGCTCCCTTCCGATGTGATCGGCTCCGAAATTCTCGACCAGTCGACGCACGAGTTTCGCATCCACAAGGGGCCCGTGTTCACCAACCTGTTGCTGGCCGATGAGATCAACCGGGCGGCCCCCAAGGTTCAAGGTTGCCTGCTGGAATCGATGCAAGAGCGGAAGGTGACGCTAGGGAATAAAACGTTCCCGCTGCCGGCTCCCTTCCTGGTGATTGCTACGCAGAACCCGATCGAACAGGCCGGCACGTTCGAGCTGCCCGAGGCGCAGCTGGACCGCTTTATGCTGTGCCATCGGCTGCACTATCCGTCCGCCGACGAAGAGAAGGACATCTACCGTCGCCAGCTGAACATGGGGCTGAGTCGACCAAAAGAAGGCGGCGCCGTGCCCCGCAGCGCTTTCGATATGATCGCCGACGGCCCCGTGTGCGGCATCGACGATCTGGTCGAAATGATGGAGCAGGTGCAAACAGTGCATGTCAGCGAAACCTTTACCGAGCATGTCGTCCGCATGGTCCGCCGCACGCGGGAACACAACGCGCTGGAAGTCGGCTGCAGTCCCCGCGCTGGCCTGTCGCTGGTGCAGGCGGCCCGGGCCCGGGCCTTTTTGCACGATCGGGATTTTGTCACGCCGGAGGACCTGTTCTCGCTGGCGGAAGATATTGTGCTGCACCGTATTCGGCTCACCTACGAAGCGGTCGCCCGCGGCTTGAGCCTGCGGGACGTGCTCGAAGAAATCATGCGCGAGGTTTAA
- a CDS encoding sigma-70 family RNA polymerase sigma factor: MLPNDDDAIEAAIRRVCSGDTAAFEVVVRQHERLVRTWLSVHAPPGVDVDDLAQRSFLAAFTRLNEYTPGTHFTAWLLAITRFQLRTETTRLRRIADYHTRYAPDLLQRALDQRSEETPEIWSTRLEHLQSCLRCLDKSLRQYITWRYADNLPLEEMASRCDRSVGAIKKQLWKIRQKLQQCVESRMEHEGGLS, translated from the coding sequence ATGCTTCCTAACGACGACGACGCCATCGAGGCCGCGATTCGCCGGGTCTGCAGCGGGGATACGGCCGCCTTTGAGGTGGTGGTCCGCCAGCATGAGCGACTGGTCCGCACCTGGCTGTCGGTGCATGCTCCGCCTGGGGTCGATGTCGACGATCTGGCCCAGCGGAGCTTTCTGGCCGCCTTTACCCGGCTGAATGAGTACACGCCCGGCACCCATTTCACCGCCTGGCTGCTGGCGATCACCCGCTTCCAGCTCCGCACGGAAACCACCCGCCTGCGGCGGATCGCCGACTACCACACCCGCTATGCGCCCGACCTGCTGCAGCGGGCGCTGGACCAGCGAAGCGAAGAAACGCCCGAGATCTGGTCGACACGGCTGGAGCATCTGCAGTCCTGCTTGCGCTGCCTGGACAAATCGTTGCGGCAATACATTACCTGGCGGTACGCCGACAACCTGCCGCTGGAAGAAATGGCGTCCCGTTGCGATCGCTCCGTCGGGGCGATCAAAAAGCAGCTGTGGAAGATCAGGCAAAAGCTCCAGCAATGCGTGGAATCTCGCATGGAACATGAAGGAGGCCTGTCGTGA
- a CDS encoding ATP-grasp domain-containing protein — protein MTVGWLIDAGIFDAYHEELAAAVVRQGQRVVSLNRPDPPYDWDDASAAYRRAFPAGDCVVAHADIDLVGRILADDRWTPGAFATVPHFFCSHYYAHCGRFLLNKDYLMLPYAELPRCRDFLFAALGRDDRLFVRPDSPLKIFTGMTLSRSTFDKDYEFMGFYEFPVESLVVVSSPKTIVSEWRFVAAAGEIVAGTLYVNEGEPTALPAQDAGALAFANAVVAAGFRPDPVWMVDVCRTDDGGYHLLEIGGFSFSSLYGCDKDAVVQAVSRVALSLHAATKA, from the coding sequence ATGACGGTTGGCTGGTTGATCGATGCGGGTATCTTTGACGCGTACCACGAGGAACTTGCGGCGGCGGTCGTGCGGCAGGGGCAGCGGGTCGTTTCGCTCAATCGGCCTGATCCGCCGTATGACTGGGACGATGCGAGTGCAGCCTATCGACGCGCCTTTCCGGCCGGCGACTGCGTGGTGGCGCATGCCGATATTGACCTGGTGGGCCGCATCCTGGCCGACGACCGGTGGACGCCTGGCGCCTTTGCGACCGTGCCGCATTTCTTCTGTTCGCACTACTACGCCCATTGTGGACGGTTCCTGCTGAACAAGGATTACCTGATGTTGCCGTATGCGGAGCTGCCCCGCTGCCGCGATTTTCTGTTTGCCGCGCTGGGACGGGACGATCGGCTGTTCGTCCGGCCTGATTCGCCGCTGAAGATTTTCACCGGGATGACCCTGTCCCGCTCGACGTTCGACAAAGATTACGAATTCATGGGTTTCTATGAGTTCCCGGTGGAGTCGCTGGTCGTGGTCAGCTCGCCGAAAACGATCGTGTCGGAATGGCGATTCGTGGCGGCCGCAGGAGAGATCGTCGCCGGAACGCTGTATGTGAATGAAGGAGAGCCGACGGCGCTGCCGGCCCAGGATGCCGGGGCGCTAGCGTTTGCGAACGCGGTGGTCGCCGCGGGCTTCCGGCCGGATCCGGTCTGGATGGTGGATGTTTGCCGGACGGACGACGGCGGGTATCATCTACTGGAGATTGGCGGCTTTAGTTTCTCCAGCCTTTACGGTTGCGACAAGGACGCGGTGGTGCAAGCCGTTTCCCGCGTCGCCCTGAGTCTGCATGCAGCCACAAAAGCGTAA
- a CDS encoding vWA domain-containing protein, protein MIFTYPLLFPLLALPVLLGFWSWFARGQQLALPLDHAQARRGRLLQVAVRIANLAPYSLLAAALLLLAQPLEEGPPSHPTQVTNIQIALDTSGSMNEAFGDRVKADGNQFTRFDAAMEAIDQFTQRREGDAFGLSIFTRKVIHWAPLTTDLSAIRLSTPFVRPGAFPLEWWDGTLIGNAILTCADLLEERSEGDRMLILLTDGESSDLQGELALQAGQKLQEKNITLYAISVRAESYSEDLSRVCELSGGRLFESGDVPALQAVFQEIDQLQRAKLASAQTRWLQFDRPFAWAGLFLLALQQLAALGLRYAPW, encoded by the coding sequence ATGATCTTCACGTACCCGTTGCTGTTCCCCCTGCTCGCCTTGCCGGTGCTGCTGGGTTTCTGGAGCTGGTTCGCCCGCGGCCAGCAGCTGGCGTTGCCGTTGGATCATGCGCAAGCACGGCGGGGTCGGCTGCTGCAGGTTGCCGTGCGGATCGCCAACCTGGCTCCGTATAGCCTGCTGGCGGCGGCGCTGTTGTTGCTGGCCCAGCCGCTGGAGGAAGGTCCGCCGTCGCACCCGACGCAGGTGACCAATATCCAGATCGCTCTGGATACGTCGGGCAGCATGAACGAGGCATTCGGCGATCGGGTCAAAGCCGACGGCAACCAGTTCACCCGTTTTGATGCGGCGATGGAAGCGATCGACCAGTTCACCCAGCGACGGGAGGGCGACGCCTTTGGGCTGTCGATCTTTACCCGCAAGGTGATCCACTGGGCTCCGCTGACGACGGATCTGTCGGCCATTCGCCTGTCGACGCCGTTTGTGCGGCCGGGCGCCTTTCCGCTGGAATGGTGGGACGGCACGCTGATCGGCAACGCCATTTTAACCTGCGCCGATCTGCTGGAAGAACGCAGCGAAGGGGACCGCATGCTGATCCTGTTGACCGACGGCGAAAGCAGCGATCTGCAGGGCGAGCTGGCCCTGCAGGCCGGTCAAAAGCTGCAGGAAAAGAACATTACCCTGTACGCCATTTCGGTCCGCGCCGAATCGTACTCGGAAGACCTGTCGCGGGTCTGCGAACTCAGTGGAGGCCGCCTGTTCGAGTCGGGCGACGTCCCCGCTTTGCAGGCGGTTTTCCAGGAGATCGACCAGCTGCAGCGGGCCAAACTGGCGTCCGCCCAGACGCGCTGGCTGCAGTTCGATCGCCCCTTCGCCTGGGCCGGCCTGTTCCTGCTGGCGCTCCAGCAGCTGGCCGCCCTGGGACTGCGCTACGCTCCCTGGTAA
- a CDS encoding vWA domain-containing protein: protein MSPLSLAVGIGLAVALLTAVAEYWHRLRWRPMSRLLFGPRGRPRRWTDAAPVLRVAACGLLGWGLAYLALAEPELLEATGSSETQETDPQDVQRVMLVLDISPSMNVADSGLKQSMRRRDRVYEVIEGVLSRIALTRTRFSVVVFFTSARPVVVDATDTALVRNVLDNLPLVWSFKPGETDLVSGLETAGELAKDWPPQSTTLFLCTDGDTVDFNELPQLPRSIRKLEILAVGDPMIGTFVGNHDSRQQSGVLKRLAAELGGTYHNVNQQHMATSALADLARVPPPLPGKGLQLKDLARIAVGLGAAILALLPLALQYGGSSWKPHRELPARSPRTADLATGENG, encoded by the coding sequence ATGTCGCCCCTTTCTCTTGCCGTTGGCATCGGCCTTGCCGTTGCGCTGCTGACCGCCGTTGCCGAGTACTGGCACCGCTTGCGCTGGCGTCCGATGTCGCGACTGCTGTTCGGTCCGCGGGGCAGACCGCGTCGCTGGACCGATGCGGCGCCTGTGCTACGGGTGGCCGCCTGTGGGCTGCTGGGTTGGGGTCTGGCGTACCTGGCGCTGGCGGAGCCGGAACTGCTGGAAGCGACCGGATCCAGCGAGACGCAGGAGACCGACCCGCAGGACGTGCAGCGGGTGATGCTGGTGCTTGATATTTCTCCCAGCATGAATGTGGCTGACTCGGGACTGAAACAGTCGATGCGCCGCCGCGATCGGGTGTATGAAGTTATCGAAGGGGTCCTGTCGCGGATCGCCCTGACCCGCACGCGGTTCAGCGTGGTCGTTTTTTTCACGTCGGCCCGGCCGGTTGTGGTGGATGCGACCGACACGGCACTGGTGCGGAACGTGCTCGACAACTTGCCGCTGGTCTGGTCGTTCAAGCCGGGCGAAACGGACCTGGTTTCCGGGCTGGAAACGGCCGGCGAGCTGGCTAAAGACTGGCCGCCGCAAAGCACCACATTGTTCCTGTGCACCGATGGCGATACGGTCGATTTCAACGAACTGCCCCAGCTGCCCCGCTCCATCCGCAAGCTGGAGATCCTGGCGGTTGGCGATCCGATGATCGGCACCTTTGTCGGCAACCATGATTCCCGCCAGCAGTCGGGCGTGCTCAAACGACTGGCGGCCGAGCTGGGCGGAACCTATCACAACGTCAACCAGCAACACATGGCGACTTCCGCACTGGCCGATCTGGCCCGCGTTCCTCCGCCGCTGCCTGGCAAAGGGCTGCAGCTGAAAGACCTGGCCCGCATCGCCGTGGGTTTGGGCGCGGCCATCCTGGCGTTGTTGCCGCTGGCCCTGCAGTACGGCGGCAGTTCCTGGAAACCGCATCGCGAACTGCCGGCCCGCTCGCCGCGGACCGCCGACCTGGCTACGGGAGAGAACGGATGA